The genomic stretch AGGGTGGCGCGGCTGGGGCTCCTGGGGGGAACTGCTGACCCCACCATGGCGGTGTGAGTGtggtggctggggctgccggctCACGTTGTGTCCCCTGCAGTTCCTGTCCGAGGGCTATGTAGCCCACCTGGCTCAGCTGGAAGCCTCAGCCCTAGCCCACTCCCCCAAGGGACCCCCACGGCCTGTGCTGGGCAAAGGCACCTATGGCTGCCCAGCGCCCGTCGACTTCCTACGGaagcagagccagctcctgcGGTCACGGGGCTCCAGCCAGGCAGAGCGGGATGGGGGacccccgccagccccccctGGCCTGCCCCGGGCCAAGCCCCGCAGCGTCAGCCTCAAGCTGGAGGGTGAGGAGTGAGGGTGGCACAGCCACTGTGTCCCCCCTCCACCGCAGCCTTCATTTCCCAGCCGGGAGCACCGGGGGCTGGAGCCTGCCATGGGCCCTGAGCCCATAGGAAGGAGACAAGGGCGCTGGGTCCCCGGAGACTGAGGGGCCCTGGGAGACGGCACTCCGAGCCCTGCTGAGATCCAGGGCCATGCCCTCGGGACTGAGCCACCCTGGGtcccccctgctgccccccagctctgcctccaccccgctgccctgtccccctccGGTCCTTGGGGCTGTAGAGCTGCGCTGGGCAGTGCCTGGTGGAAtttctccccccgccccccagcccagagGAGCTGGTGTGTTGCCCTCCGGGGTGATctgtccccaggcagcactgtgggggctgcagccctgccccagggcgAGCGgcacccccctgctcccctcctaTTTATTTCCGTTCAGTGttgccagctgcagggcagaggaagggctggCATTCAACAGCGGTTCCTCTGTTCTCTTATTTTCGTTTCGGTGTGAATAAAGCAATGTAAAGACGAGGCACCGGTACCCGTGTCTGCTCTGTACCTGTCAGCCACAGAAGGTGgcaccagggctgccagccaccagcagagccctggcctGGGGAAGCCTTGGACCCGGGGACACGGTGTCACATGGGGAGGTGGTGTTGGGGCAGCATGGTTTGGTCAGGGGCTGTTTAGGACACGTCATGGCGGGGAAGGGCACAGCTTGGGGTGTCTCTGGGTTGCACCGCTGCTCTCAGGTACGCGTCGATGTCGGCATTAAGCCGTACGCTGCGTGAGCGGTTAGAGCTTTTGTGCAAGAGGAGAGCCATGGTGCTAGGGCAGGGGTGGAGGGAGTGTGGGGCAGGCACAGGAAAGCTGCTGGCTCAGCCACCCTGCTGTCACCTGTGGGCTAGGCATGGGGTGAGGGCCAGGAGGTctggggtgctgcagcagcGTGGGCTTGGCTTTGACCTCCTGCAGCACCGGGCCATGGGGGGGCACGTGCTGACACATCCTCTGTGTGCATCAGAGCTCTTTTACACCGTGAGCCCAGGATGGAGCTTTCTTCCCATCTCTACACCTTAGAACAGTCATTTAGCAGCTACAACACATCCATTGCTCACCACAGCAAGTTAAAGGCTTGTTTTGCAGCGAGTTTGCAAGGCCTCAGGGCCAGGGCTTGCCAGGCTCCACCCTGCTGACCTGTTCCTGGCCTGCCTGCAGGGTTTTTACCTCATTTACCTGTAACAGCAAATTTTCTGAGTGACCAGGTGCCTGTGAGtagttttacttctgtttataTTGGCATAGCACAACCAGAGTTTTATATAGATAGCACTAACAAGCAGTTAttctatataaaatatttacGATGCTGACATGATGATGTACTATAGAGGAAACACCGGCTTGGGATGATAGCAGCAGCCTTGAGAAGTGACGATGGAGGACGTGGCGTGGAGTACAGGCGTGAACAGGCAAGAGCCGGGGCTGAGGCTCAGCAACGCAGCCCCTGCGGCCATGAAcagctcagccagccccaggtGCGGTGGCTCAGCTCAACATAAAGTATAAAAACATcaaacaaagaataaaagaacttggcagagagcagcaggctTGAGCTCGTGTCACCCCACGCGTCTGTTCCTGGCGTGATGATGAGCACAGTGTGGAGCCCGGCAAAGAGCTTCCCCTTCtgtctgtgcttcagccttgcgCTGTGATTGCTACACGCTGCTTAATACTGCGACTTAAGTGCACTGCCGTGTCACCGGGCCATGGCGAGCTCCCGGGCCACTTCAAATGActtcaaataagtaaaatttgtatTAAACATTAATAAACATCAATGAACATTCCACATGTGGAATATCTAAAAGGACCTGTTCAGAGAGCGGTGGGCTCTCCGCTGCGACTGTGGGCTCTACTGCGAGAAGATGCCCTTGAAGCGGATCTTGTCCTCGGCGTCCTTCTCCCGCAGTCGGGCTTCCAGGCTCCGCAGCTCCTTGGAGACGACGGGGCGCAGCGAGGGGTCGAGGGCCAGCACTTTGGCAAAGTCAGCCTGCGCCTCTGCCACGTTCCACACCGCCGCGTGGGCCTTCCCCCGCTTGAAGTAGGCCTTGACGTTGTCTGCGGGGagagagctgctgggctggcagagcGCAGGGGGGGCTCCCTGGTACCTGCTCGCTCCGCTGGCGTGCACCGCGGCTGGCCAGGCTGGCCCGCCGCTCCTTACCCTCATACTTGTTGAGGATGGAGGAGCAGTGATCCAGCACCTCGTAGTACTCCTCGCACTGCAGCTTGCACTGGCAGTAATTTAACAGGAGGGGTGTGATCTTCTGGTCAAGCTCGATCCAGTCCGGAGAGCCGGGCTGTTCCTGCAGGATGAGACAGAAGAGGGAGAGTGAGGGGAAGCTCCCaagagggatgcagggaggacTGCACGCCCCCCAGCCAGGGCGGCAGGGGAGCCCCACCTTCATCTGCAGGTTCTTGAGACAGGCGATGGCATCGTAGTATTtggcagctgcctcctgcacctTGCCCTGCCGGTACAGCTCGTTGCCTTCCTTGTGGATCAGGGGTACAGCCTGCAGCTTCTCCTCATCCGTCATGGCCCACGGATCCTGCTGATAGGAGCCGGGCGCCTCCACCTGCCAGCACCCCGTCGTgagggcagagccccagcaccccgctGCCCGCAGCCTCCACCCGGGGCATGGGTGCCACCGGCCATCCTTGGGCTGCCCCCGTTGGCACGGTGCCTCACCT from Falco rusticolus isolate bFalRus1 chromosome 10, bFalRus1.pri, whole genome shotgun sequence encodes the following:
- the LOC119154368 gene encoding AH receptor-interacting protein, with protein sequence MAQQVEQLRADGVYKEVLREGTGPLPDFRDGTKATFHYRTLRCGDEETPLDDSRARGKPMELIVGKKFKLPVWEAVLRTMRAGERARFRCDAKHVVLYPLVSKSLRNIAAGKDPLEGQRHCCSIAQLHEHYSLGYPDLDELQKNPQPLIFDIEVLKVEAPGSYQQDPWAMTDEEKLQAVPLIHKEGNELYRQGKVQEAAAKYYDAIACLKNLQMKEQPGSPDWIELDQKITPLLLNYCQCKLQCEEYYEVLDHCSSILNKYEDNVKAYFKRGKAHAAVWNVAEAQADFAKVLALDPSLRPVVSKELRSLEARLREKDAEDKIRFKGIFSQ